The Benincasa hispida cultivar B227 unplaced genomic scaffold, ASM972705v1 Contig306, whole genome shotgun sequence genomic interval gagattgcggctacataatgatgaccataatagaaggtcgaccgcaaggttggtggaatgcaacatgaacgcataccttgggagtatcaaaagatgatgttgacattccacctaccacgccgttagcagtagagattcaaAAAGGGACCATCatgccgcgaatgtcagaatcacaacaggtccattaatgttgtcggcgatcaagctctataaatagaggccgtTGAGCAGAATCTTAAATCATCGAAGGTTTTTCAGCTGAGGCTCCCTGCCTTAGGGTGGATCCTTATGATTTagacgaaagcgtgagaagatagcttgagagttcttcatccccttcaatcattccgagtgatgatcgGAGCCTTTGCTGGacttagagctcgagagagtctactccactacccatccatggcaccaccagcagccttgacacacatctactggaagcaagacattgcttccagctggcctttccatttctcttatttgcttgtattgtattacattttggcttaaggaattaatacattttgtggtcaatatatttctatattttccttcgactccatctccatcttaaTTTACTTAGTATccattactttcattgcatcacttagtgagacagttagagtatcgcatactttcattgcataggaatatgaagcatagAAAACCactgggaggtgtgcgttgcgtgagtgttgtgagaaaaccttattttcttagtgtgaagttgtagcaacgcttgtctataagcggacacaatgcttgtctatgagtaaaatcagcaacaactaactgcccgggatggtaagtggttggtcgcattaagaagtgttcactagagataggaataatcttacatcagccaggtttatgtgattaccttgtcttatgaacgcatcattcatcatttaggcatacttgggagagtagtctaaaaaccaaatctaagactcgagagagcggattggatctcataagcaagaatggggagcttagagataagctccctttgctattacacagcgtatgcatgTTGAGGCACATAGAGATGTAGATATACAATGATGCACACAAGATGAAATGCAAGCATAGAAGTCCAAGCCTATGTcctacaacgcatggatgaatgatgatttatgtgatactacttctaaatatgcgttattaatggatgttcttgtagtatgctatgcgttgtcacaagtttccttgcgttggaaccaagtataattccactgcaagtatctcggtgtgatccgaggtcgaacacagggactgtttgaggttattgcgttacatttgtgatacatgcgatcaGGGCTTTTTCCATTTATAAGggttttgtgtacaagtatataaaattacgataaagtaaagtaaagcgatAAAGATGAGAtagtaaaataaagtgcaataaaataaacctaagctaagatgatacaaaatacatgtttcatgatacaagatattgaGGTCAAGACTggttgtgaagattatacaaagattgtgttatgcgatggcaagtcttatgtacgaagaagaaaaagaaaagataactaatataaacagcgcaagtccTTAATTGTGATAAAGCTATGAGTACGGTTCTGCTCTTCCCTTAGCGAACACCTCACGGTGATCGATCGCGTTCCCACatttctgtggtgaaacagggacgaacgtaatgaatgcaaggttgcttccatctctggaagtactactttctttagttaacacattcttttaaccttctctcgatagatcagaatagcatcttcacttctgctctcacaagtgaagatgtcgtctagcatgccttagctaaacatatttatctctttaacacagattaagttactcgtttaatccatattaactaccaagggattaagaagacttcatgaagaaaacgattaatagaggaacgaaaatagacagaaaagtgtatatgaaaatgatcgagacattcaataaatctatttagcgtctgatacatggtttgTGAACGAAGAGATAAATAAGATGAAATACAGTGacgaatagagttagaaacaaatacaaataagcgccaatgtCTTGGCGCGATCCGGATGGAGAATTGCTTGTCCGTGTGGATGCATCGaacggaaggatgagcttccctctcatgcttgctcaatcggtagcagggatctaaacACAGAGCTTCACAGCgaggatttggcagaatagcactgagactcacctctcggccttgtctcttctcttcccaaaTTTCTTCAGATCAGCACTCAGCTTAGCCTTTCTttcaataatctagcatcaattagccctcatatcaagtatatcttttgtGAATTCTataggggtatttataggtgaaaatctTTGACTCTtgacttgtggaccccacttattgttatggaaattccgaagatggtgggataattattccttctgttatgcaatcagaccgtcaaatatgcacaacggttagttgtacatgtgtcacAATCCTTcgcatttgcgttgctcaactgcatctttcgatcgtgctCACatgcaattttgtttttattactccATGCGGTTGAAAtatagctctggatcgactgtcgcattgcactgTCATTGCGTTAATTGTCTCTTCATTATTTGATTGaagggcgcaatgtgacagagatgcgttattcaatttctcgtgagccttgatcacaagcggtgacttgatttcctgcaaaacagagtagaaatatcctcttctaccatcttgattgtgttagtgggtgtaatttcaagaatttataattattgtatttctgagctaattttcatacaatcgacgcatattatttactctcttttgaccgcaatatctagataaggcagcataaagaacttgtatttctacaagttatcaaacccccaaatttagatatatgcttgtcctcaagcatatcttctactaaggcaataatgctcaagtcatatcttatatttttgcttcgattggttgctctgaatgttacacttaggcacatttcttaacatcgcaatttccttctatccttgctaattcctagcaaagccctactttactcttctatataacaaatttatgctcaaagatgcttttctagttttaaaatagaatgcttatctcttctttgtcaaaacaacttgatgcgtctcTATATGGTGGTCAaaatttgcgtcatttattagagactgttggtcatagTTACACTCTTTGTTTtagcttgttcccacgggtgtcatgcgaacatccaactacggttgtatGCCAAtgtcaactttaactcatgatatttagcggagttgtctcttgcattcttttattttgtttttgtatatttttttttcgcttttcattttcatactgcgttgttcttggaaaaccaccttcgttttggcttgctcctacgggtgtcatacgaacattcaactacgagcatgctcctttcacaactaaactcttattagATTGGGAACAtttttgaggttttcccttgtgttgacattggagtttggtataattttttttttttttggaaatgtagaaaatgaacgcattttcttaaagaCCACATATTCTTGATCTCGTTTGCTCAGACCCTCTCCACCctgaaatttagagatgcgcaaggtcctcattgcgttgtttggatagattagacaaacacttagaaaaaatttcaaaaagaaggtatgagcagaactttgaaagataaaaggtaaagtactgctaaactaagaattaactaagtgttagttagaatttacaaagtaagggaaatgtttctaagtataaacatataatacattaTGGCAGCGCAATACAgattgcaaaaataaaagattaagaacatcGCAATtaatgacaaaggatgataaagaaaaaggcacaggcaaaaaggagtgaatatatactcagttgtattgaatattaacaaagtatacaaataattacaaattaacgcaatacgaAAATTgttgcctgtacaagagtcaaagaaattgattaatgttagaaaaaaaaataatgaattgaatataGAATAAAAGGTAAAGATCAATGTTGAGGGGCAAGAGGATCTGGAGGAGGGTTTTGAGGTGGTGCAGAAGAAGCTTCTTCAAAAATCAAGTGCTGCCTGAGATGTAGAGGCACCATCGAATCATGAAGATATGCGGTGAAAAAATTGAAGTGCTCTTGGTTGCGCTCCGCAATCTGTCTCTAGTGCAGATggattttataaatattgtgtTGCATGTTGATTAACGCCTCCCAGTATGTGGCAGCACTACACTGAATATCATCAATTCGCTCCATTACCACTTCAAATCTCTGGTTGAAGAAGGTTTGTTGTTGAGCAagaagttgttgttgttgagagaagaggGATCGCATTTCTACTAACTCAGCAGCTAGGGAGGTGATGGAGGGTTTTTCCTGTgatgtctcgccagcatcgttttggggttgggcagaggtgtcttcacccaaatcgtgtgggtcatcaacatgcggcggTGGAATGGGgggttgcggtgatgatgcTAAAGGTGAAGTTGGGGTTGTAAGGTAAATAGTTGGAGAAGCTGGGATAAGAATAAGGTTGGTAAAATGTTCATGgagtggagaagaaggttgttcGGTTGGCCTTGGAGggcttggaaggtgaattactAAGGGAAGAGGGTCTACAGGTTCTGGATCTTGCGTTGGTGACTCTtggaccttttcttttcccttgtcTTCTCTGCGTTGTCTCTTGGGCCTGGGTTCTTGCGACGCATTCAAGTCGATTGCGAGCCTCTTTATAGGTAGCTCAGGGCAGTGTGGGAGTCCTTGAGGAGCATCCTCAAGATCTTGATGTTGATAAGGCCATGGACTTCAGGCATGGGATCTTCATTAATGCCTACGCACATTGACAAGCACAGACTTGAAACGATCCATGGAAAAAAGTACTGCCCTCGAATGTGCCCCACCAATGCTCTGAGCTGTCTTACGATCAGCTGCCCTACGTTAATCGATATCCTCCATCTGTTGCTCCGTGGGGTCATCGATAATTTTGTTCCCTGGTGCATCCGAgttatccttcatttggtatatCTCATTGATGTCTCTTGCGCTGAAGGACACCATTTCTCCTTTGAAGGTCACCGCATCCCTGGTCCCATGTAGATGCCTTCTGTACAAGTCTCTCACTACCTGTGGCACAATAATGGCTGGGCACTGGCAAAAAGAGTCCCAGCCATGTTCCACAATCACACTTGTGATGAGGTAAGGTAGTGGCATTAGCGTAGGATAGAAGCCCATCTCGATCAGCATGTCGTCATTCTCTTTTCTCATTGATGGACGCTTCCTTGCCGACGCGGGCTCGCTACTTTCCGCGATTGCCTTGCCCTTTTCTTTGGCCAATGCAAGGCGGGCTGCTTGCCTTTGTTTCTTCTCCCATTCTTTGTGTTGTTCCTCCTTCTCGCATTCTGCGAGTtctttacccttcttcttctgcaAGCACCGCCTATTAGCTTCGCGCttattttccttctcttctttcaatctcttctccccttcttctttctactttttctcttcctcttcctcttctttttcttctctctcgaaCTCTTCTAGAAACTGCTTGGAGGCCAGCAATAGGCGTTATTCCTCCTCGCGtctcatttcttcttcaatcccTGCAAGCTCATTATTACTGCACATCTCTTCATATTGcagtcttcttcttttattcccCTATACCATAATGAGCTTCGCTCTCTCCATTTTCTCCTATTtttcctcctcttcttttcttcttctttctttttcttctagtGCGATGATTAAAAGTGAAGGGTCAATGGtagacccttgcggcgcatcTTCCCTGCGATGCCGCATCAGGGGggttccttctccttcttcaccTTCATCGGTCGCAACCACTTGTGTTGTTTTAGGTTGCGCCAGCTCCATCAAATGCGTTGTTTCCCCCCTGTCCTCCCTTacggaggttgattctccatccttttCCAGGCTCGTAGCCCTCtgtttattttcttcttattttcttaGGCGTCTTTCTTCACGCCGgcgcattcttctttcttccttctttttcttctttctttccttcttgGCCTCCTCATCTTCGTTATCATCCTTAttttctttgttctttttctccttgtgATGATGAGAAGACTCAGCCTCTCTAGCCTTTCTCCatttgcttttcttcttcttctttttctcttcaactAGTTCTAGTTGTGTCTCCACTGCAACCTCAGTCACCACAACTTCAGCCAACGCAATTTCCTCCACTGTAACTCTGGAGGGTCCATCATAGGTTTCTGCATTGGCAGTCACCTTAGGAATCTCTAAGGCTAGAGTGCCTCTATCTTCCTCCTCTTCCACCACTTCTTCAGTCACTGCCACTTCTTCAAGCACCGCCACCTCTTCAGTTACTGCCATCGTCACCTCCTCCACAaacagtggttggtttacaacccctacCTCGAGTAATCCTCCTCCTAGCTCCAGATTGCTCCGGATGTTGCCAAACAACTCCGTGTCATCGCATCTCTTCTTCTCACACTCAGTTGAGACGGTAGGAGTTGGAACTTGTGTCCTCTCAGTGCTTTGCTCCCTCTTGAATAGAGGATGTCTGACAACCAAGGGGTTTCTCTGGGCTCTCTCAATCATTCTGGGGATGGTGTGGGGTTGGGCAGCAAGCCTGCGACTGGCAGCAAGGAATGCTGCATCTCGCATGGTGATTTGGTTGGAGGAAAGGGTTAATGGTGAGGCAGATTGTTGAGAAGCTTGGTCAGCCATGGGAGCTTGGTTGAAAGACTGGAAATTCGTTGAGTTTCtggggaagaagaaagcttTGTATGTCGGGCGATAGGGTTTTCAGGTTGCAAAATGAGGTAAAGAGTTCATAGACGGGGAAGGGTTTctttttataggttgggccgtaGTGGGCCCAACACGA includes:
- the LOC120069273 gene encoding stress response protein nst1-like, which codes for MADQASQQSASPLTLSSNQITMRDAAFLAASRRLAAQPHTIPRMIERAQRNPLVVRHPLFKREQSTERTQVPTPTVSTECEKKRCDDTELFGNIRSNLELGGGLLEVGVVNQPLFVEEVTMAVTEEVAVLEEVAVTEEVVEEEEDRGTLALEIPKVTANAETYDGPSRVTVEEIALAEVVVTEVAVETQLELVEEKKKKKKSKWRKAREAESSHHHKEKKNKENKDDNEDEEAKKERKKKKKEERRMRRREERRLRK